The Festucalex cinctus isolate MCC-2025b unplaced genomic scaffold, RoL_Fcin_1.0 HiC_scaffold_280, whole genome shotgun sequence genome has a segment encoding these proteins:
- the LOC144011542 gene encoding uncharacterized protein LOC144011542, with translation MTCGKEELVIPEQPVLPLTQGASLPLTQKVFPLTPIKNVNTCEKQLGAGCEVSREVGDLISSPQPRKKRMRIGEIEMGLSESEDEEDTMDQFVLPLTQNVSLPLTQEVSSLTLIRSPGDTRKKSPGKTVNKSEIVGDEHQLSGEDRPQSMTEENFDWSDCEDEEHMLEQALSGNKYVRQLKFDYVTTQTPKPGKKKKQKLKNKTKNKTKNKTKNKTKTKNKTKNKKKAKVHQKETEMKQTTSHNTISEPKTVPERIDTDGRRRRLKLPTEFYDIVKTVFHKEIAAKFITKKRIRYIVADQPEFRQLCNKLELSVENIRSQIRMLIRKSND, from the exons ATGACGTGCGGCAAAGAGGAGCTGGTGATCCCGGAACAACCTGTCTTGCCCTTAACACAGGGGGCCTCTCTGCCCTTAACGCAGAAGGTCTTTCCCCTGACCCCTATCAAAAATGTCAACACGTGTGAGAAGCAATTGGGGGCAGGATGTGAAGTTTCAAGGGAGGTAGGTGATCTCATCTCTAGTCCCCAGCCCAGGAAAAAGAGGATGCGTATTGGAGAAATTGAG ATGGGCTTGTCTGAAAGCGAAGATGAGGAGGACACCATGGACCAATTTGTCTTGCCCTTAACACAGAATGTCTCCCTGCCCTTAACGCAGGAGGTCTCCTCCCTGACCTTG ATACGTTCACCTGGGGACACGAGGAAGAAAAGTCCGGGGAAAACGGTGAACAAATCTGAGATCGTGGGAGATGAACATCAACTTTCAGGGGAGGATCGTCCCCAGTCGATGACAGAAGAGAAT TTTGACTGGAGTGACTGTGAAGATGAGGAACACATGTTGGAACAAGCCTTGTCCGGAAACAAATACGTCCGCCAACTGAAATTT GATTATGTTACCACTCAAACTCCCAAGCCAGgcaaaaagaagaagcagaaacTAAAGAACAAGACCAAGAACAAGACCAAGAACAAGACCAAGaacaagaccaagaccaagaacaagaccaagaacaaaaaaaaggccaaagttCATCAAAAAGAGACGGAAATGAAGCAAACGACATCTCACAACACAATTTCAGAGCCAAAAACAGTTCCAGAAAGAATCGATACTGAT GGTCGACGGAGACGACTCAAACTCCCCACAGAATTTTATGACATTGTCAAGACTGTCTTCCACAAAGAGATAGCTGCAAAGTTCATCACAAAGAAAAGAATAAGATATATCGTGGCTGACCAGCCAGAATTCCGACAGCTGTGCAACAAGCTGGAACTGTCTGTTGAGAATATTAGGAGTCAAATCCGCATGTTGATCAGAAAAAGTAATgattaa